TCAGGCTGCGTCCGGGACGCGGGCTGAAGCCCGCGCCTACCGGTCTCCCGCATTGGCCATCGATAGACTGTCCGCTGGATGCTGATGGCTATTGTAGCCCCTACCGCCCTTCCGAATCCAGGACGGCCCTCATTCGTAACGTGACACGGGACACGTGGCACGTGGCACGGTGACCCTACGCCTTGACGCGTTGGAGGAACGAATTGTCCCGCGTGTCGATCATGATCTTCTCGCCGGTGACAACGAACTGGGGGACTTGGACCATCAGGCCGGTTTCCAGCTTGGCGGGCTTCTTGGAGGCGCTTTGCGTGGCGCCGGCCAGGGAGGGATCCGTCTCGACGACCGTCAGGGCGACTTGGGTCGGAGGTTCCACGGCGGTGGGTTTCTCATCGCAGAAATCGACCGTTACCGTGGTGTTGGGAAGAAGATAGTTGGTCGCTTCGCCGACGATGTCCTTGTGGAGCGAAAGTTGGTCGAATGTCTTGCTGTCCATGAAGACGTAGTTTTCGCCGTCCAGATACAGATACTCCATGTCTTTGCGCTCCAGGACGGCGACGTCCACTTGGTCCTCCGAGCGGAAGCGGTGGTCCAGCGTGCGCCCGGTGGCGATGTTGCGGATTTTCGTCTGGACCATCCCGCGCCAGTTTCCGGGGGTGACGTGCTGGATTTCCGACACACGGCAGAGCTTTCCCTCGTAGTAAATGATCATGCCGACCTTGAGCTGCGTTGCGGGGATCATGAGGGGCGGGATAGTAGACCAGATGGGGTAAAGGATCAAGCGCCCGAATTGTCGGCCTTCTCCGCCGACCTTGCTTCGTCCGCCAGAGCGGGTTTCGCGAAGGTGGGAGCACCGCCCGACGTGGATTCCAGAGGTTATCGGGCTTGGGCCTTGCCTTCACGAGGCGTGAGCCATGCCAGCACAGCCGCTATTGCGAACAGAGCCGAAACATCACCCCAGAGGTGACCCCTGTTATGGTCGCCGTCGAACGACTGCACGGTCATGACCCCGCCGTGTACGATGCTGGACCAGACGGTGAACCAAATGAGACTTCGGTGTGCGAGGGGGTTACGGGCGGCGAGGATGAGAAAGACCCCGAGCGTGGCGTAAACGGCGAGGATCATTTCAAAGTAGTACGAACGACCCTCGGCATGCCACGACCAGCCGGACGGCCAGACGACCGTGAGCGGCCATAGGCCGAAAACAAAAGCCAGCCCGACAAGCACCAGAACGATGCGCAGATACTTGATGCGATCAGATTCAGTCATGGTCTTCTCCTTCGGATCATCATAAATCGCGTACTTCAGGAATCGCCTCTCGCGTGCGCCGGGAGACGAAAGTCCTTGAGGGATAATCCCATGCCATCAATGGCGACGAGTGAGCTAAGTGGACGAGGGAATCCCAGCGGCACGAACTTGCGAAGCGACGCTGGGGCGTCCGAGTGGAGCGCGCTGATAGCTGCAAACCGTTGCATCTATAGCTTGACCTTGCTCAGAATGTTCTTTCTGAACTCAGCCTGAGCTGCCTGTTTCTCCAGAGCTGCACGTTCTTCACGCTCCTGGCGGGCAGCATGCTCCCGTTGTCGCTCGACATAGCCACGGTTTGCAGCAGTCACGTAGTTCCTGGCGTGATTAATCAGCCGCTGCACGAGTTGCTCGTCCTCGCGGACGGCGATTGTCATCGTGTCTCCCCGAATCTCAAATGTTTCTGGTCCAAGGCCAATAATTGCGCCGCGCGCGCCGCGCGGCTGCCGAAACTCCTGCGACCACCCGGGTGGGGCATTCCGACTCAGCCTGAGAGTCAAGCTGCCATTGTTGTAGTCAAACCCGACAAGGGAAATGGGTACAAACTCAGGTGGCGTAGAAGCCGACAAGACTTGCCTACTGGCGGCGTCGTACTGCTGGAGTGCCACAAAGGCGTTCTTCCGCGCAATGAGTTCCTTCTTAATTGCCTCGATCGTGGGTGGCCGATTTTGGGGATTCTGCTGGATCATGGGCTCCACGATCTCATCGATGTAGGCGTACGGCGGGTTCACGTCCTTCACATGCTTGAACCCCGCGCCTTGCGGCACCGCCGTGGTGAACAACTCATTAAGCATGAGTCCGAGCGAGAATATGTCGGCACGGTGATCGACTTGGGCGCCTCTAGTTCTTTGTTCCGGTGCCGAATAAAGGAAATTCGCCATACGAGCGACAAGCTTCGTTTCAACGGCCGTGTAGATTTCCTCTACTTCGAAGTGTGCAATGCCAAAGTCGGCTACCACCGGAATGTTCTCGGGGTCATTCCACAAGATGTTCTCTGGCTTCAGGTCGCGATGCCAGACACCGGTGAGGTGTGCAGCCTCAACGCCGTCGAGTATTTGGGCAAAGACGCGCAAGGCCTCGTCCGGCTTTAATTGGCCCATCTGGGTCCGCAAAGTCCCAGCGTAGAGGCGCATTACGTAAAACGGACATTTCACACCGTGGTCTGATGTGGCGCCCGTGTCGAGTACTTTTACGATGTTTGGGTGATCTTGTATCTGGCAGAAAGCGACCTCGTTCTTGAAGCGTTTGAGTCGCTCTGAATTGACACGCTCAGGCGCCAGGCACTTGAGGGCGTACGTCTCACCGGCGGTGTTGGCCACCTCGTAGACGCGGCCCGCGCCACCTTCGCCGATAACCTTCGTGGCGCGGTAGGACTCGAAGGGCGTTTCAAACGACGTCTGTTTGATCACGATAGCGGTCGTGTGCGGCGAATCATTGATTACCTACCATTTTGCCCTGAAAATGCGCACTCTCGTTTTCGGGCAGTTTTGCCCGAAGCCGGCTATCAGCGATCTCACGGTGTCATTACAAGAGACCTATATGCCTGGTTTGACAAATAGGCAACGGCCAACTCGGCGACTTGTCTGCATGCGTTCACGCACAGGCAGGCGGGACGGCCGCCAACAAATCCACCCCCGTCCCGGTTCAGAACTTGCCGTGGTTTCTCATCGGGCGTAGGATGAGGCTGTGAGCAAGCCCGTTCTCGAAGTCGGTCTCACCACGCTGGAGGGCAAGAATACGCGCCTCCGCGCGGTGTTCGATACGGGAGCCTATCCTTCCATCGTTCGTGAGGACAGAATCCCAACAGGAGCCACGGTCATTCGCAGAGCCGAGCCCGCTGAAATGAGGACAGCGGCCACCGGAGGCAAGCTCAGAATCACGGGAGGCGTCATTTTTGTCATTGAAATCGGGGAAAAGTTGGTTCAGACGTATGCGTTGGTCTCTCCCGACTTGGCGCAGGACATGCTCATTGGGTCGGAAACCATGCAGGCTTGGGACATCACGATTCAGAACAGCAACGGTCGGACGAAAGTGATCGTCGGACGAGACCTTCGCGACCCGGATATCCAGGAAGTTGACTGATCAGATTCGGTTCTTGGCGACCTGGCCGATTCCGAGGACCAGGATCGCCGCCATCGCGTAGGCCCCCGCGAGAACGAGGGGCATGCTGCCCGGCGCGGTCCACGGGAGGAAAAGGCTCCCGCTTTCCAAGGGGCTGTGGACGATCCCGAACAGGGAGCATCCGCCCAACAGGAGCAGGCAAGCCGCCGCCGCCCGCGCGCGCCCATCGATCAGGAACGCGAGCGTCGATCCCCAGAGCATTGATGAGACGACGAATCCGTTCCCGAGCAGGAGCAGCCAGGTGTAGGTGTGGACGAATTCGCCGGTGAGGTCGGCAGACGATTTTCCCAAACTTCCGAAGGCCATTCCGAGCATGATGGTGACGAGCGTGGCGGTCACGGGGACGAAACAGAGCGCAACCGCGGGAGCATGGCGCGGCTCGCTCGCGCGGAACGCCTGGGACATGATTTCGATCCCGATGAAGACCAGAATCGCCGTGATCGCAACCTTGGGAATCACTTGAACAAATACGTCCAAGAGTCCGAAGCAGCCGCCGATTCCCATGGCGATCGCGACCGCCAGCGTGTAGCCCGCCTTCCCGCCCATGGATTTGTAGGCCGGGTGGCCGATGTAGGGTGTGTTCTGAATCACGCCGCCGAAGAGACCCGCGATCAGGGTTGCGAAGGCTTCGGTCAGAAGGATGCTTCTCGTCCCGTACTTGTCGCCCGCCACCGCCGCGCTCTCCGTTACGTCGATTCCGCCGACGACCGTCGTGAGCGCAAAGGGAATGGCGATGGGGAGGTATGGAACCGCGTCGCGCAATCCTTGTCCCATCGAAGGCATGAACTCGAAGAAATGGAACGAAACATCGGCGTGCAGTTCAGGGAATGCGGTTCCGGTCGTGATCCACTGGATGAGGTAGTAGAGCACGGTGCCCACGGCAACGGCCGCGACGGCCCCCGGAACACCCCAAGGCATCCGGATCTTGGCCACGAGAGCGGCGAGGATCACCACGAGCGCCGCAAGACCGGCTATGGGTGACTGAAAAAGATCCAGCGCGGGAATGAACGCGATCAGGAGAATCGCAACGGCGGCGATGCTTCCCAAGAGCCCGGCGCGGGGCACACGCGCACGGATCCATCCCCCGAACAGAGAAGTGACCAGTTTGAAAAGTCCCATCCACACCATGAGTCCCGCAGCCATGTGCCAAGCGGAGGCTGCCGCTTGTTCCAACGGCATCACGCCTTTCATCTTGAGAAAGAACGGCCCGATGGCGCCGAAGGTGATTCCGAAGGTGGACGGTGTATCGAGGCCGAGGGGCATGGCGGTGACGTCCGCACGGCCCTCGCGTTTCGCGAGTCGAAACGCCATCCACGTGTAGATGAGATCGCCGACGAGCACCCCGAGCGCCGTTCCGGGGATCATCCCCGTGACACTGTGGGTTGGGAACCCGTACACGTGGATCAGAATGGCCGACAGAACGATCAGATTGGATGAATTGTCCAGGAACAGCCCGAAGAACGCCCCGACGTCGCCGGGAGCGAGCACCGATCGAAGCGATTTCATGCGCGTTGACGCAATATAAGAGGTGACAGTATACTTGAATAGGATCAATTAGAGTATACTGTCACCCTTTATCAGAGGCCGAAGAAGGCGGGGGAGACGACGGTGACGGAGCCCTGAGGGGCCGGGAAAGTCCGCATGCCGTCCTGCGTCAGAATCTGCGAGGCGGCGACGGTGGACACACCGTCCACGCGATCCACCACAAAGCCCTTCAGCGATCGATCCACTTTGAGCAGGAGGATCTGGGCGGTTTCCAGCGGCGAGGCGGAGGCGGAGGACCGTCGGGACGCATCGAGCGAGAAGATTCCGATACGGTCGTGTATCCACCGAGGGAGACTCCCATCCGATTTCTTCATATCCCGGACATTGCGCACGCCCAGCACCCAGCCGACCTCGCAGGCGAACGGCTCGCCATCCACCATAAACAGGACGAACTGGTGCTCGGTGGCCCGGACTTCCGGCTCGGGGGGGGGGGAGTAGGAGTCGTGCCGGATTCCCGAATCGAAGACGGATTCCGGGCTCAGCGCGGCCTTGCGATACCACTCCAGAATCGTTCTCGTGCGGCTCTCGGCGGCCAGGCGGTCGCCGGCGTTGCGATCCGGATGGTGTTTGAATAGAAGACGGCGCACTTCACGCTTGAGTTCATCGCGCGTAATCCGGCGGGCCTGGAGCTCCCGCTGAAGGGTCTGAATTTCTTCCACCGTCATGAAAGAGCATCGGAAGGCGGCGGCGGACCTTTAGAGAAAGCTCAAGCATCACAATAACTTGAAGGGAACTTAAGAACCCCATCCAAATTCCGATCATTAACCTTGAGAGGTAGAACATGACTTTGGGGGCCATTACAGGAGCCAGTGTGCTTTCGCCGCAGCTCTCGTTTTTCACGAGCAGCTTCGGGAATCTGTTTTCGGGGTCTACGCAGTTCACGCCGAATTTTCTGGAGGCGTCCACCCTCAGCACGCTCGGTATGACCAACTCGGAACTGACGGGTCTTGCCGATCCGATGACGCAGCTTTACGCCGGTTACGTCGGCACGATTCTGAACACGTTTGCCTGACTACAAGCTTTCGGCTATCAGCAGTCAGCTTTCAGCATTCGGACAAAGATAGGCTCGGGACGCGGGCGTCTCGCCCATCGTCCTAATCCGGGACTGGCTCCGCAAGGCTTGCGTTTGATCTATAATGCGGCGATGACGAGCCAAGAGGGACCGGCTTTCGGGCGTACACGGACCGCCTTCATCCTCTCAACGGTTTTCATCGCGGGCGCCGCCGTCATGGCGATTGAAATTCTGGGGAGCCGCGTCCTCGGTCCTTTTTTCGGCGCCACGCTTTACGTTTGGGCGGCGCTCATCACGGTGGCCCTTGTCGCGCTTGCCGTGGGTTACTTCGCGGGCGGGCGCCTTGCCGATGGACGGCCCCACTCCCCTCTGATCGAGACCCTCACCTTTGCCGCCGCCCTCGCGGCCGCCGCCATCCCCGTCCTGCGCGTGGGTGTCCTCGAATGGACCGGCCCCCTCGGGGCGGTCTCGGGCGCGTTTGTGGCGACGCTCCTCCTGTTTTCGCCGGTCCTGTTCGCCTTGGGGATGGTGACTCCCATGGCTATTCGATTATCGGAGGGGGCCGCGGAAAAGGCCGGAAGCCGATCGGGAACGATTCTGGCCTTGTCCACGATGGGGGGGGTGTCGGGCTCTCTCTTGAGCGCATTCGTCCTGATTCCCCATGCAGGAGTCCGCGCATCGATAGGGGGTATTTCCGGGCTCCTCGCGCTTACGGCTGCGGTCGGATTCGCCCTCGGCCGGCGTTGGGCTCGGGCCACGGCTTCCGCGGCGCTGATGATTCTCAGCCTTGGGTTGGCGGTGCGATCCCGACCTCCTTCGATATCGGCTGTTGTGAGTGAGGGAATTTTCAAGGGGCCGCGGGTCCTCTACAACGGCGAGAGTTTCTACGGCCGGATCCGGGTGGTGGATTCGGGCCGATACCGGCTCCTCATGATCGACGCCTACGCTCAGTCCATGGTCGATCGATCGACGGGGGAAAGCGGGTATGCCTATGTGCGGGCCTTCGGCTCATTGCGCCCGATCCTGTCGCCGTCGGCTCGATCCGCGCTGCTCGTGGGGGGGGGGGCCGGGCATATCGCGTCCGAGCTGGCGGCCCAGGGCCTTCGTGTGGACATGGTCGAGGTGGATGGGAAGATCCTGGACGTGGCGAGGAAATACTTCGGATTTCAGGAGAGGGGCGAGGTGTTCGTTGAGGATGGCCGAAGTTTTCTGAACCGGACCGACCGCGTTTATGATCTCATCGTTCTCGATGCGTACGCGGGCGGTTGGGTCCCCGCTCACCTGGCGTCGAGGGAATGTTTTCTCGATGCCCGCCGGGTCCTGAAGGGCGACGGCCTTTTGGCGGTCAACTGGGTGTCCACGGGTCGGATCGGCGCGGAGCAGGCGTCGGTGTATCGAACCCTGAGAGATGTTTTCCCTTCGGTGCGGGTCCATCGCCTGGAATCGTCCGGTCTCGCCAATTTCCTGTATTTGGCGTCGGCGGCGGCCGGCGGGGGGCCTGCCGGAGACGGTTCGATTTTCACACCGGAGAATGATGTCACGGCGGAGATCGTCGCGATGTCCGAGGGAGAGATTTTGACCGACGACCGCAATCGGACCGATCTTCTCCAGACGCCGAAAGCCGAGGCGTTCCGGAATACGATGGTCCGCCTGCTGGGCGAGTCGGTCTTCCTGGACTGAGTCCTACGATCGCGTAAGGACTACGGCCACCGGGCCGGCCGAGCCGAGCAGAAAGCTCAACCGATTTCCCTGCATCTCGACGTTCGTGGCGACGAGTTGCCGCCCGCCGGAAAAGGAGAAGAGGAGCGCGTTCGCGTTGAGCACGCGGAATCGCACCGCTCCGCCCAGGCCGGTGACTCGGACTTGCGAGAGCGTCCCATCGCTCGAAAAGGTGAGGGACTGTCCGGCGACTTCGCGGAATCGCCCGTTGGGATCGGACTGGACGGAGATGCCCGACCACTTCCCGATCACGCGGGTTGCGAGGTCATGCTGCTGGGAAAGCAGGGTTTCCGCATTCTGGAGTCTGGCTTCCAGCGCGTCCGCCCTGGACCGAAGTTCGGAAGACGACGTCTCCAAGGCCTCGACCCGTTGCGACAATTTGCGGACTTTCGTTCGTGTGCATCCTTCGAGCGGAATCAGGGCCGTGCCCAGGAAGAACATGATCAGTGCTTTGCGCAGCATTGAAGCCTCCTTCACCAAAGATCCAGCCAATGGGGGTTTCCTTTTCTTGCGGTTGCGCCCCATTCTACGCCGAGCCGCGAGCATGACAACCAACATTTGTGGGAAAGGTCTTCTCATCTCGCCCCTCGTCTTCGAGGCCGAAACCCTACCCTCCATGGCACGGGGTTCGGCCTCTACCGGCGCACCCGTTGGGGTTTGAGCAGCGGTCCGTCTGGACCCCACTTCACGATAAAAGTGTCAATTAGTAACGCACATGTTACATAGAAAAACGTCTTTTCTATTCGCATGTGAGTACAGTGTACTAATTATGTATGCCCGTGTGAGTAGTTTCGATTAGATATGTGAATGTTATAAATTAACGTGTGAATCTATATGTGGACCTTTACTTGCATGTGGGAGGGTGTGGAAACTTTCAACCGTGGGGGTGATGCGATGAACAAGATACTTCAGCGGGAGATGTTGCTTCCTCTTATCATGATCGCCGGCATCGTCGGCGGTGCCGGAACGGTCCGGGCGGCGGAATCGTCCGGTCAACCCGGGCGCTGCAACGCGGCTGCCCAAATTGCATCCAAGAATGCGGGCAAAGGGGGGATCACGGCATTGCACAGGGTGGGTTGTCAGGATCCGGCCGGAGCCGACGAGGGGGGCGGCTCCGGTTCGGGTTCAGCGACGATCGGTCCCGACGGCGGAAAGGTCCTGAGCACGGATGGGATGGCTGAACTTTTTGTGCCGGCGGGCGCGTTGTCCGCCTCATTGGAGATCTCCGTGCGGGCGGTGTCGTATCCGGACGGGGAAAAACTCGAGTTCGTCACCGCGGCCTACGACTTCCAACCGGACGGACTGACCTTCGCGGTGCCCGCCACGCTCACGCTGCACTATGATCCGTCCCGTCTGCCTCGTGGGGCGACGGAGAACTTGATGAACGTCTATTTTCAGCACACGGACACGGGGAAATGGGAAGGTCTGTATGGGAAGGCGGACACAGCCACACATACCGTCACGGCGAACGTTCCCCACTTCACCACGTTCTCCGGAGCGCCCGACCGCCATATTCTCATCTACGCCATCTCCAACCGGACGGACAGCACCGCCTTCGGCACGATGTGGTACAAGGACCCTTCCGATTTCAGCAAGTTGATCGGCGACCTTTCGTCGGCGGGCTTCAACCGGATGGATGCGAGGGATGAAGTCGATCTCCCCGAGCTCGATGCCACCACGATCTCGCGCTATCGGCAGGTCTGGGTTCTGGAGGGGGACGGGGATGCCACCATCGACGTGACCGCCGCAGAACGAGACCTCCTCCTGCAATACTATTCATTCGGCCGCAGCGTGTGGATCTCGGGCGAGAACAACATGAATCAGACTTTTCTCGGCCTCGGCGGCGAGACGAATCTCTACTGGTATGAGGATACGAATTTTCTCATGCAGGGTTTCGGGGTGGACAATCCGGGCACGATGATCCTGACGAACGACGTCACCTACACGTACGCCGCGCACCCGCTCTTCAACAAGATCGATTGGATTTCGTTCAACGGGGAGACCGGGCGGCTGACGACCACCAATCCCGCCCTCCAGTGGGTGGTGACGTACGTGAACCAGTTCGACGGACCCGATGCCCCGGCCGGAAAGTACACCGGCATGGGCGTGCTCGATGAAAAAGGCAAGGGGGCTGGTCGCGCGGTGTTCGATGCCGGCTGGGTGTTGGGCTACTCGTACTTCCGGCTGCACGCCGGCGACGACAACCCTGCCTTCTGTGTGAACATGGCTAATTTTTTGGCCAACTGATCACATGTTCCTTTCATTCATCGTGGGGGTGAGGGGAACCCTCATGAGACTGCGCACTTCGGTGAAAGATGCCATGCTGTCACTATTCCTCCTCGTCACTCTGGGGGTCTCCCCCGTTCAAGCGATGATGGACGATGAGGACGACGACCTCCAGGGGTTTGACGAGGAGGCATCCCTCCCGGAGTCCGACTCCGGCCGCGACGCCCTCTGCGCCGGCCCGCGCGAGCCCGGATCCAGGACCAAGGACCGGAAGATGAGTGACTCACAGTCTCTATCCGAATGTCGAGGAGCGGAGGGCTTTTCCGGAGGCGGCGTGCGGGGTCCCGAATCCGCTCTCCTTGGGCCGGAGGGCGGAACCCTTTTCAGCCGAGACGGGCGCGTGGAGCTTCGCGTTCCCTCCGGCGCCTTGGACTCCTCGGTCCGCATCACGGTCCGCCCCGTGGCGTATCCCGCCGGGGAGAACCTGGAGTTTGCGAGTCCTGCCTACGATTTTCAGCCCGACGGCCTCCGGTTCGCCGTGCCGGCCCGGCTGACGGTTCGCTACGACCCCTCGGACTTGGATCGGGTGGTGGACCGGCTCCGCAACGGGGGATTCCCGAGGACCGATGCCGTGGATGAAGCGCTTCGGCCCGATCTGGACTCGGCCACGCTGTCGCATTATCGGCAGGTCTGGATCGTCGAAGGGGACGGCGATCGGACGATCGACGTCACCGCCGCGGAGCGCGACCTC
Above is a window of Nitrospirota bacterium DNA encoding:
- a CDS encoding fused MFS/spermidine synthase codes for the protein MTSQEGPAFGRTRTAFILSTVFIAGAAVMAIEILGSRVLGPFFGATLYVWAALITVALVALAVGYFAGGRLADGRPHSPLIETLTFAAALAAAAIPVLRVGVLEWTGPLGAVSGAFVATLLLFSPVLFALGMVTPMAIRLSEGAAEKAGSRSGTILALSTMGGVSGSLLSAFVLIPHAGVRASIGGISGLLALTAAVGFALGRRWARATASAALMILSLGLAVRSRPPSISAVVSEGIFKGPRVLYNGESFYGRIRVVDSGRYRLLMIDAYAQSMVDRSTGESGYAYVRAFGSLRPILSPSARSALLVGGGAGHIASELAAQGLRVDMVEVDGKILDVARKYFGFQERGEVFVEDGRSFLNRTDRVYDLIVLDAYAGGWVPAHLASRECFLDARRVLKGDGLLAVNWVSTGRIGAEQASVYRTLRDVFPSVRVHRLESSGLANFLYLASAAAGGGPAGDGSIFTPENDVTAEIVAMSEGEILTDDRNRTDLLQTPKAEAFRNTMVRLLGESVFLD
- the efp gene encoding elongation factor P → MIPATQLKVGMIIYYEGKLCRVSEIQHVTPGNWRGMVQTKIRNIATGRTLDHRFRSEDQVDVAVLERKDMEYLYLDGENYVFMDSKTFDQLSLHKDIVGEATNYLLPNTTVTVDFCDEKPTAVEPPTQVALTVVETDPSLAGATQSASKKPAKLETGLMVQVPQFVVTGEKIMIDTRDNSFLQRVKA
- a CDS encoding MFS transporter, with translation MKSLRSVLAPGDVGAFFGLFLDNSSNLIVLSAILIHVYGFPTHSVTGMIPGTALGVLVGDLIYTWMAFRLAKREGRADVTAMPLGLDTPSTFGITFGAIGPFFLKMKGVMPLEQAAASAWHMAAGLMVWMGLFKLVTSLFGGWIRARVPRAGLLGSIAAVAILLIAFIPALDLFQSPIAGLAALVVILAALVAKIRMPWGVPGAVAAVAVGTVLYYLIQWITTGTAFPELHADVSFHFFEFMPSMGQGLRDAVPYLPIAIPFALTTVVGGIDVTESAAVAGDKYGTRSILLTEAFATLIAGLFGGVIQNTPYIGHPAYKSMGGKAGYTLAVAIAMGIGGCFGLLDVFVQVIPKVAITAILVFIGIEIMSQAFRASEPRHAPAVALCFVPVTATLVTIMLGMAFGSLGKSSADLTGEFVHTYTWLLLLGNGFVVSSMLWGSTLAFLIDGRARAAAACLLLLGGCSLFGIVHSPLESGSLFLPWTAPGSMPLVLAGAYAMAAILVLGIGQVAKNRI
- a CDS encoding serine/threonine protein kinase, producing MIKQTSFETPFESYRATKVIGEGGAGRVYEVANTAGETYALKCLAPERVNSERLKRFKNEVAFCQIQDHPNIVKVLDTGATSDHGVKCPFYVMRLYAGTLRTQMGQLKPDEALRVFAQILDGVEAAHLTGVWHRDLKPENILWNDPENIPVVADFGIAHFEVEEIYTAVETKLVARMANFLYSAPEQRTRGAQVDHRADIFSLGLMLNELFTTAVPQGAGFKHVKDVNPPYAYIDEIVEPMIQQNPQNRPPTIEAIKKELIARKNAFVALQQYDAASRQVLSASTPPEFVPISLVGFDYNNGSLTLRLSRNAPPGWSQEFRQPRGARGAIIGLGPETFEIRGDTMTIAVREDEQLVQRLINHARNYVTAANRGYVERQREHAARQEREERAALEKQAAQAEFRKNILSKVKL